CTGCGTGGTACTCCGCCGGAGCTTCCTTGGGCGGGAAACTGGGGCGCGCGGCGCGCGTGTCGACACGCGCGCATCGCCGCGGGTGGTCAGCAGCGCCGCGCCCGGTCCCGCACGGCACCCTCGACCGATCCCTTCACGCGCTGCATCGCGATCCCTCCGTCACTCCACCGGCCGCGCGAACGCGGCCGCGCCCGCGGCGCGGGTCGCCGGGGGCAACGGCTTCGTACTGCCGAGGTTCCCGGCAAGGGGCCCGGCAAGGGGCCCGGCAAGCGGCCCGGCAAGCGGCCCGGCGGGAGTCCGGAGCTGACGCCCGGAGCCTACCAGGACCGGGCGCCGGGCTGGCTCCGGTACTCGGCCGCGCGGATGCGGGTCATGATCCGGTCGAGCTCGCCGAGCAGGGCCGCCTCCGCGGCCTGCGCGGCGGAAGCGGCCGCCGGGTCGGCGAGGTAGAGGCGCTCCTGCTCGGCGCGGGCGAGCCGCTGCTCCAGCTCCGCGCGCTCGGCGTGAAGGGCGATCAGCTCCCGGCGGCCGGGATCGTCCGCGCGCTCGGCCGCGTCCGGGTCCTCGTCGGTCGTCATGTCTGGGTTGTGCACGGCCGCGCGTCCTGTGACCAAGATCCTGGGGATGCTCCCCCTCCGTCTCGGTCCCCCAACGCGCGAACGGCCCGGAACGTCGCATCCGGCCGGCGCTTGTCATCCCAATGTCATGGGACCGTCATAGGGCCGGCGTCGCACCGGGCGTATCCCTCGCCCGCGACGGCAAGGTCCCGGCAACGGTCGGGACATGATCCGACGCAGTCCGGGGAGACCGGTCACGTCCTCACCGGCAGTCGACGCGCGAGGCGCGGGCACGCGCAGGCAGGCCCGCATCGTGCCGGACCGATCCGAACACGGAGAGATACCAGTGAAGCCCTTCTCCTACGCGCTCGCCATCGGGCTCGCGACCGCCCAGATCGCCACCTCGGCGATGGCCCTCGACATCACCGGCGCCGGCGCCACCTTCCCGTTCCCGGTCTACTCCAAGTGGGCCGAGGCCTACCGCAAGGAGACCGGCAACGGCCTCAACTACCAGTCGATCGGCTCGGGCGGCGGCATCAAGCAGATCCAGGCCAAGACCGTCGATTTCGGAGCCACCGACGCGCCGCTGAAGGGCGACACCCTCACCAAGGACGGCCTGGTCCAGTTCCCGACCGTGATGGGCGGCGTCGTCCCGGTCGTGAACATCGCCGGCGTCAAGCCCGGCGAGATCAAGCTGACCGGCGAGGTGCTGGCCGAGATCTACCAGGGCAAGATCCGCAAGTGGTCCGACCCGAAGATCGCCAAACTCAACGAGGGCGTGAAGCTGCCCGACGCCCCGATCACCCCGGTCTACCGGTCGGACGCCTCGGGCACCACCAACATCTTCACCACCTACCTGTCGGACGTGTCGCCGGCCTGGAAGTCCGAGTTCGGCGCCTCGACCACGGTCAGCTGGCCGGCCGGCCAGGGCGGCAAGGGCAACGAGGGCGTCACGGCGGTCGTCAAGCAGGTGCCGAACGCCATCGGCTACGTCGAGTACGCCTACGCCAAGCAGAACAACCTGCCGGTCGCGCTGATCCAGAACAAGGACGGCCAGTACCCGATGCCGGGCGACGAGGCGTTCCAGGCCGCCGCCGCCAACGCCGACTGGAAGGCCGCCCCGGGCTTCGGCATCTCGCTGACCAACCAGGCCGGGCCTAAGGCCTGGCCGATCACCGCCGCGACCTTCATCCTGGTCCACAAGAACCCGGCCGACGCGGCCCGCACCGCCGAGGTGCTGAAGTTCTTCCGCTGGGCCTACAAGAGCGGCGACAAGATGGCCTCCGACCTCGACTACGTGCCGCTGCCCGACAAGGTCGTGACCCAGGTCGAGGACGAGTGGAAGTCGGTCGTCAAGGACGGCAAGCCCGTCCTGAGCAACTAACATCGCAACTCGAACCCGGGAGGGCGGGGTCGTCCCGCCCTCCCGCTTCCGCCGGCCCGATTCCGGGCCCGCGCGGCGCCTGAGCGATGCCGAGAGCCCGCCGCCGGCCGGACGCCCGACTCGCGTCGATCCGCCGAGCGCGCTAGAGCCCGCTCACTCCAAGGGAAACCCGGATGGTCGCGTTGTCTGAGAACGTTGCTTTGGCGGCGAGGCCCGTCGTCGCCCGCCGCAGCCCCAGCCCCGTGGGCGACCGCATCTTCCGCGCCGCCTCGCTCGCCTCGGCGCTGCTGGTGCTCGCGGTGCTCGCCGGCATCCTGGCCTCGATCGCCTATGGCGGCTGGCCGGCCTTCCAGGAATTCGGCCCCGGCTTCCTCGTCTCGAGCGCCTGGAACGTCGGCCGCGAGCAGTACGGCGCGCTCGTCGCCATCATCGGCACCCTGGTCTCGGCGCTGCTCGCCCTCGTCATCGGCGTGCCGATCTCGCTCGGCATCGCGATCTACCTGACCCAGCTCTGCCCCGGCTGGGCCCGCCGGCCGGTCGCGATGACGATCGAGCTGCTCGCCGCCGTGCCGAGCATCATCTACGGCATGTGGGGCCTGTTCGTGTTCGCGCCGCTCTTCGCGCGCTTCGTGCAGATCCCGGTCTCGAACCTCGTCGAGGGCATGCCGATCGTCGGCACCCTGTTCTACGCCCAGGTGCCGTCGGGCGTCGGCGTGCTCACCGCCGGCATCATCCTGGCGATCATGATCGTGCCCTTCGTCGCCTCGATCACCCGCGACATGCTCGACCAGATCCCGACGGTGCTGCGCGAGAGCGCCTACGGCATCGGCTGCACCACCTGGGAGGTCGTGCGCCACGTCCTGATCCCGCAGGCCTCGGTCTCGATCATCGGGGCGATCATGCTGGGGCTCGGCCGCGCGCTCGGCGAGACGATGGCGGTCACCTTCGTGATCGGCAACGCCAACCGCCTCTCGGCCTCGATCTTCGATCCCGGCTCGACCATCGCCTCGCGCATCGCCAACGAGTTCAACGAGGCCGACGGCCTGCAGCTCAGCTCTCTGATGGCGCTCGGCTGCATCCTGTTCATCGTCACCTTCATCGTGCTCATCATCGCCCGGCTGCTGGTGCGCCGCGCGAAGGTGGCCTGACCCCCTGAAACCCGCAGGACGCTTCCCGATGAACGCCTCCCCGGCCGCGGTCCAGGGTTCCACCCCGGCCGCTCCCCCCCACCCGGCCCCCGCGCAGTGGGGCCGGGTCCGCGCCGGCCGGCGCTCGGCCGACAAGTTCCTGATCGTCGCCTGCACGCTCGCCACGGTGCTCGGCGCCGTCGTGCTCGGCTCGATCCTGCTCATGCTCATCATCGAGGGCGTGCGCGGCTTCTCGCCGAACCTGTTCACCCAGGTCACGCCCGGTCCCGGCTCCGAGGGCGGCGGCATCGCCAACGCGATCCTCGGCAGCCTGGTGATGACGGCGCTCGGCATCGCGGTGGCGACGCCGATCGGTGTGCTCGCCGGCACCTACCTCGCCGAGTACGGCCGCACCTCGCACCTCGCCAACCTGATCCGCTTCCTCAACGACATCCTGCTCTCGGCGCCCTCGATCCTGATCGGCCTGTTCGTCTACACCCTGATGGTGCGGCCGATGGGCGGCTATTCGGGCTGGGCCGGCGGCGTCGCGCTCGCCATCATCGCCACCCCGGTGATCGTGCGCACCACCGAGGACATGCTGCGCCTGGTGCCCGGCACCCTGCGCGAGGCCGGCGCGGCCCTCGGCGCGCCGCTCTCGATCGTGATCCGCAGCGTCACCTGGCGGGCGGCGCAGTCGGGCATCGTCACCGGCGTGCTCCTGGCGCTCGCCCGCATCGCCGGCGAGACCGCGCCGCTGCTCTTCACCGCGCTCAACAACAATTCCTGGTTCAGCCCCAACCTGATGGGCGGCGTCGCGAACCTGCCGGTGATGATCTACCAGTTCGCGCTCTCGCCCTACGAGAACTGGCGCCAGCTGGCCTGGGCCGGCGCGCTCCTCATCACCGTCACCATCCTGGGCCTGTCGATCGTG
The sequence above is drawn from the Methylobacterium terrae genome and encodes:
- the pstC gene encoding phosphate ABC transporter permease subunit PstC — protein: MVALSENVALAARPVVARRSPSPVGDRIFRAASLASALLVLAVLAGILASIAYGGWPAFQEFGPGFLVSSAWNVGREQYGALVAIIGTLVSALLALVIGVPISLGIAIYLTQLCPGWARRPVAMTIELLAAVPSIIYGMWGLFVFAPLFARFVQIPVSNLVEGMPIVGTLFYAQVPSGVGVLTAGIILAIMIVPFVASITRDMLDQIPTVLRESAYGIGCTTWEVVRHVLIPQASVSIIGAIMLGLGRALGETMAVTFVIGNANRLSASIFDPGSTIASRIANEFNEADGLQLSSLMALGCILFIVTFIVLIIARLLVRRAKVA
- the pstA gene encoding phosphate ABC transporter permease PstA produces the protein MNASPAAVQGSTPAAPPHPAPAQWGRVRAGRRSADKFLIVACTLATVLGAVVLGSILLMLIIEGVRGFSPNLFTQVTPGPGSEGGGIANAILGSLVMTALGIAVATPIGVLAGTYLAEYGRTSHLANLIRFLNDILLSAPSILIGLFVYTLMVRPMGGYSGWAGGVALAIIATPVIVRTTEDMLRLVPGTLREAGAALGAPLSIVIRSVTWRAAQSGIVTGVLLALARIAGETAPLLFTALNNNSWFSPNLMGGVANLPVMIYQFALSPYENWRQLAWAGALLITVTILGLSIVARLVLSGPKGR
- the pstS gene encoding phosphate ABC transporter substrate-binding protein PstS; this encodes MKPFSYALAIGLATAQIATSAMALDITGAGATFPFPVYSKWAEAYRKETGNGLNYQSIGSGGGIKQIQAKTVDFGATDAPLKGDTLTKDGLVQFPTVMGGVVPVVNIAGVKPGEIKLTGEVLAEIYQGKIRKWSDPKIAKLNEGVKLPDAPITPVYRSDASGTTNIFTTYLSDVSPAWKSEFGASTTVSWPAGQGGKGNEGVTAVVKQVPNAIGYVEYAYAKQNNLPVALIQNKDGQYPMPGDEAFQAAAANADWKAAPGFGISLTNQAGPKAWPITAATFILVHKNPADAARTAEVLKFFRWAYKSGDKMASDLDYVPLPDKVVTQVEDEWKSVVKDGKPVLSN